Proteins from a genomic interval of Streptomyces sp. Tu6071:
- a CDS encoding ATP-binding protein: protein MLIEVVAAAVVAGGATAAATGGPLVAARRRARRAGEDIREAYAARDAALAAEGAARAEAGAARTEARTVRETVERETRHLLEARMPALLSHLRTPHVTVPGLLTPELAGTAVDRLHRALLDAVAEGVAAESERVDEAGRAVVRGAMSRVHSLQLRLQDGLSEIQRRHPDADPALMADVLALDMLNELIGRAAQTPALATGSTPMLFRDDTHLVDIAVSAASRVRDFKERVGEPVNHLTRSVGVMAQSVEPLRAVLAELLANAVHFSHGTLKVDVSLHETQTGASVIVEDAGVGLNAEQFARAERLLSGAHPVRLVELGDPPQTGWAAIGALVRQYGFQVSLKKSSYGGVAAVVSVPAALLVEMPEGHAPSVHAPAPVRTPEPAAPLPAGVRSVTRTAETGDPTALPRRRRKTRERGTGGPVAPVAELPRLEPREAKARWGGWQAGRDRGREAVEAVERESAGATPHSTREDTRSPQDPPHSRPSEDVRAAGSGNTPVPPTERAPHEGPRSTPRTAPAQQRGHDL from the coding sequence ATGCTGATAGAGGTCGTGGCCGCAGCCGTCGTCGCCGGCGGGGCCACCGCTGCGGCGACCGGAGGCCCACTCGTCGCGGCGCGCCGGCGCGCCAGGCGGGCCGGCGAGGACATACGCGAGGCGTACGCGGCGCGGGACGCCGCGCTCGCCGCCGAGGGAGCCGCGCGGGCGGAGGCGGGGGCCGCGCGCACGGAGGCGCGTACCGTCCGCGAGACGGTCGAACGGGAGACGCGCCACCTGCTGGAAGCGCGCATGCCCGCTCTCCTCTCGCACCTGCGCACCCCGCACGTCACCGTCCCCGGGCTGCTCACGCCCGAACTCGCCGGGACCGCCGTCGACCGGCTCCACCGCGCGCTCCTCGACGCGGTCGCCGAAGGCGTCGCCGCCGAGAGCGAGCGGGTCGACGAGGCCGGACGGGCCGTCGTGCGCGGCGCGATGAGCCGCGTGCACTCGCTGCAACTGCGCCTCCAGGACGGCCTGAGCGAGATCCAGCGCCGCCACCCCGACGCCGACCCCGCGCTCATGGCCGACGTCCTCGCGCTCGACATGCTCAACGAGCTGATCGGGCGCGCCGCGCAGACCCCGGCCCTCGCCACCGGCTCCACGCCGATGCTCTTCCGCGACGACACGCACCTCGTGGACATCGCGGTGAGCGCCGCGAGCCGGGTCCGCGACTTCAAGGAGCGCGTCGGCGAACCCGTCAACCACCTGACCCGCTCCGTCGGCGTCATGGCGCAGTCCGTCGAGCCCCTGCGCGCGGTCCTCGCCGAACTCCTCGCCAACGCCGTCCACTTCTCGCACGGCACGCTCAAGGTCGACGTCTCGCTGCACGAGACGCAGACCGGCGCGAGCGTCATCGTCGAGGACGCGGGCGTCGGCCTCAACGCCGAGCAGTTCGCCCGCGCGGAGCGCCTGCTCAGCGGCGCGCACCCGGTGCGGCTCGTGGAACTCGGCGACCCGCCGCAGACCGGCTGGGCCGCGATCGGCGCGCTCGTGCGCCAGTACGGCTTCCAGGTCTCGCTGAAGAAGAGCAGCTACGGGGGCGTCGCCGCCGTCGTGAGCGTCCCCGCGGCCCTCCTCGTCGAGATGCCCGAGGGCCACGCCCCCTCGGTGCACGCCCCCGCGCCCGTACGGACCCCGGAGCCGGCCGCGCCGCTGCCCGCCGGGGTGCGCAGCGTGACCCGTACCGCCGAGACCGGCGACCCCACGGCGCTGCCGCGCCGCCGCCGCAAGACGCGCGAGCGCGGTACGGGCGGTCCCGTCGCGCCCGTCGCCGAACTGCCGCGCCTGGAGCCCCGCGAGGCCAAGGCCCGCTGGGGCGGCTGGCAGGCGGGCCGCGACAGGGGCCGCGAGGCCGTCGAGGCCGTCGAGCGCGAGAGCGCCGGGGCGACGCCCCACTCCACCCGCGAGGACACCCGCTCGCCCCAGGACCCACCCCACAGTCGCCCGTCCGAGGACGTGCGGGCGGCAGGGTCCGGGAACACCCCCGTACCCCCCACGGAACGCGCACCGCACGAGGGGCCGCGCAGCACCCCCCGGACGGCCCCCGCGCAGCAGAGAGGACACGACCTGTGA
- a CDS encoding DMT family transporter — protein MTATLLAVALSLISAVAYATAAVAQERLAARTAAQGHGGGLRLLANSAWWAAVGLNAGGALLHVAALRYGTLTLVQPLGALTLVAAVPLGAHRAGRRVARREWQGTVLTLAGLAALLLTASGPAPDDALSLTEALLVAGATSTLLALLARPGGRPGLRHATASGLASGIASALTQTLTVSAGGPHLPLWQAGIVALLVAAFAAGGLLLAQTAYRGGLGAPLAVLTLANPVAAAVVGLSLLGEHLRGGAPGLGLTLGGALVAAWGVVLLSRASARQPGASTVVRGSASVPPPQEAPPREPVPDPLPVETLPLALRTVPVPPPALPRPADGPAHAHGGRGPRAA, from the coding sequence ATGACCGCCACCCTCCTCGCGGTCGCGCTCTCGCTGATCTCGGCCGTCGCCTACGCGACCGCCGCCGTCGCCCAGGAGCGCCTCGCGGCGCGCACCGCCGCGCAGGGCCACGGCGGCGGCCTGCGCCTGCTCGCCAACAGCGCCTGGTGGGCGGCCGTCGGGCTCAACGCGGGTGGCGCGCTGCTGCACGTCGCCGCGCTGCGCTACGGGACGCTCACCCTCGTCCAACCGCTCGGCGCGCTGACCCTCGTCGCCGCGGTCCCGCTCGGCGCGCACCGCGCCGGACGCCGCGTGGCACGCCGCGAGTGGCAGGGCACCGTGCTCACCCTCGCCGGCCTCGCCGCCCTCCTGCTCACGGCCTCGGGTCCCGCCCCCGACGACGCGCTCTCGCTCACGGAGGCGCTCCTCGTCGCGGGCGCGACCTCCACGCTCCTCGCGCTCCTCGCCCGCCCCGGCGGTCGCCCCGGCCTGCGCCACGCGACCGCCTCCGGGCTCGCCTCGGGCATCGCCTCCGCCCTCACCCAGACCCTCACCGTCTCGGCGGGCGGCCCGCACCTGCCGCTGTGGCAGGCCGGGATCGTCGCGCTGCTCGTCGCCGCCTTCGCGGCGGGCGGCCTGCTCCTCGCCCAGACCGCCTACCGGGGCGGGCTCGGCGCCCCGCTCGCCGTCCTCACCCTCGCGAACCCGGTCGCGGCGGCGGTCGTCGGCCTCAGCCTCCTCGGCGAGCACCTGCGCGGCGGCGCCCCCGGTCTCGGCCTCACGCTCGGCGGAGCGCTCGTCGCCGCCTGGGGCGTCGTCCTGCTGAGCCGCGCCTCGGCACGGCAGCCGGGCGCCTCGACGGTCGTACGCGGCTCCGCCTCCGTACCGCCGCCGCAGGAGGCCCCTCCGCGCGAGCCGGTCCCTGACCCGCTCCCGGTGGAGACGCTCCCGCTCGCCCTGCGGACGGTCCCCGTCCCGCCCCCGGCGCTGCCCCGCCCGGCGGACGGACCCGCCCACGCCCACGGCGGCAGGGGCCCGCGCGCGGCCTAG
- a CDS encoding DUF742 domain-containing protein, translating into MTPPRRRLVPDYVATAGLEVPTRIGVERTTLLHAEPGARTEGLDAAARRLLSLVEDEGTLSVYECAAQLGLPYAVVRMMAAALAASGAVMTREPPAPAQLPDPALLDVVLHGLRAL; encoded by the coding sequence ATGACCCCGCCCCGCAGGCGCCTCGTTCCCGACTACGTCGCGACCGCCGGGCTCGAAGTCCCCACGCGGATCGGCGTGGAGCGCACGACGCTGCTCCACGCCGAGCCCGGCGCCCGCACCGAGGGGCTCGACGCGGCGGCGCGCCGGCTGCTCTCGCTCGTCGAGGACGAGGGCACGCTCTCCGTCTACGAGTGCGCGGCGCAGCTCGGGCTGCCCTACGCCGTCGTCCGCATGATGGCCGCCGCGCTCGCCGCGAGCGGCGCCGTCATGACCCGCGAGCCCCCGGCCCCCGCCCAGCTCCCCGACCCCGCACTCCTGGATGTGGTGCTCCATGGCCTCCGTGCCCTCTGA
- a CDS encoding GTP-binding protein: MPIPVKIVVAGPFAVGKTTFVAAASETAPLTTEEVLTQAGESVDDLSGVRGKTTTTVGVDFGRLTLRPPEPSAHPGAVLYLFGAPGQERFRLLWEELTYGAMGVLVLADTRRLDASFDVLDLVERRGIPYAVAVNEFEDSPAHGPEALRAALDLEESTPLAVCDARDPRSARNMLIMLVEHIRELVES; this comes from the coding sequence CTGCCGATCCCGGTGAAGATCGTCGTCGCCGGTCCCTTCGCCGTGGGCAAGACGACCTTCGTCGCCGCGGCCTCGGAGACCGCGCCCCTCACCACCGAGGAAGTTCTCACGCAGGCCGGCGAGAGCGTCGACGACCTCAGCGGGGTACGGGGCAAGACGACGACGACCGTCGGCGTCGACTTCGGGCGCCTCACGCTGCGCCCGCCCGAGCCCTCCGCCCACCCGGGCGCGGTGCTCTACCTCTTCGGCGCGCCGGGGCAGGAGCGGTTCCGGCTGCTGTGGGAGGAGCTGACGTACGGGGCGATGGGCGTCCTCGTCCTCGCCGACACGCGGCGCCTCGACGCGAGCTTCGACGTGCTCGACCTCGTGGAGCGGCGCGGCATCCCGTACGCCGTCGCGGTCAACGAGTTCGAGGACTCGCCCGCGCACGGCCCCGAGGCCCTGCGCGCCGCCCTCGACCTGGAGGAGTCCACGCCGCTCGCGGTGTGCGACGCCCGCGATCCGCGGTCGGCGAGGAACATGCTGATCATGCTCGTCGAGCACATCCGTGAGCTGGTGGAGAGTTGA
- a CDS encoding roadblock/LC7 domain-containing protein: MNSQGTPPVKGAPLARNLSWVLEPLLELPHVEGGVVFSRDGLILGAAPGVATEDGEAVAAVTSSTLGSVRALVDRAAQGKDRTIDEVVVSTPQGLYYVAPAGEGAGLVLWAGREADLGRIAYEVQVQVGKLVAALSEAAKSRTAGA; encoded by the coding sequence GTGAACAGCCAGGGAACCCCGCCGGTGAAGGGCGCCCCGCTCGCCCGGAACCTGTCGTGGGTACTGGAGCCCCTGCTCGAACTCCCGCACGTGGAGGGCGGCGTCGTGTTCAGCAGGGACGGGCTCATCCTGGGCGCCGCGCCCGGCGTCGCCACCGAGGACGGCGAGGCGGTCGCCGCGGTCACGAGTTCGACGCTCGGCAGCGTCCGCGCGCTCGTGGACCGCGCGGCGCAGGGCAAGGACCGCACGATCGACGAGGTCGTCGTCTCCACCCCGCAGGGCCTCTACTACGTCGCGCCCGCGGGCGAGGGCGCGGGACTCGTCCTGTGGGCGGGCCGGGAAGCCGACCTCGGGCGGATCGCCTACGAGGTGCAGGTCCAGGTGGGCAAGCTGGTCGCGGCGCTGAGCGAGGCCGCGAAGAGCAGGACCGCCGGCGCATGA
- a CDS encoding TMEM175 family protein yields the protein MPHEPKPGPPGDSPGPGAHAERDPSARFRRSDTSRLEAISDGVFAVALTLLVLELNDPPHRNGGLPRALLHQWPAYVGYVASFSYVGVIWLNHHQAFARIRSVDRALSGWNLALVGITSALAFPTSVVSETLSESATGRDARTAVALYAFVAALMCTAWLVLYRFLLGRPALMEPHVEPGYLRHGVTRSAVGVVAYVLAGLLGVFVTPLVALGVFVVLPVFYFLTTEGMPKRGATG from the coding sequence GTGCCGCACGAGCCGAAGCCCGGACCGCCCGGGGACAGCCCGGGGCCCGGGGCGCACGCGGAGCGCGATCCCTCGGCGCGCTTCCGGCGCAGCGACACCTCACGCCTCGAAGCGATCAGCGACGGCGTCTTCGCGGTCGCGCTCACGCTCCTCGTCCTGGAGCTGAACGACCCGCCGCACCGCAACGGCGGGCTCCCGCGTGCCCTGCTCCACCAGTGGCCCGCCTACGTCGGCTACGTCGCCTCGTTCAGCTACGTGGGCGTGATCTGGCTCAACCACCACCAGGCGTTCGCGCGCATCCGCAGCGTGGACCGCGCGCTCTCCGGCTGGAACCTCGCGCTCGTCGGCATCACCTCGGCGCTCGCCTTCCCCACCTCCGTCGTCTCGGAGACGCTCAGCGAGTCGGCGACCGGGCGCGACGCGCGCACCGCCGTGGCCCTGTACGCCTTCGTCGCCGCGCTCATGTGCACGGCGTGGCTCGTGCTCTACCGGTTCCTGCTCGGCCGCCCCGCGCTCATGGAGCCGCATGTCGAGCCCGGCTACCTCCGGCACGGCGTGACGCGCTCGGCGGTCGGGGTCGTCGCGTACGTACTCGCAGGACTGCTCGGCGTGTTCGTGACGCCGCTCGTCGCGCTCGGCGTCTTCGTGGTCCTCCCCGTCTTCTACTTCCTCACGACGGAGGGGATGCCGAAAAGGGGCGCGACCGGCTGA
- a CDS encoding phosphatase PAP2 family protein gives MSTARSRSATREPDTTARPPLVRELLLVVGLFLLYKLGRKLANGHISEAYRNADHIWDLERYLHLPSETDIQALLLHSDSLVHVANTYYATVHFPLTLAFLVWLYWKKPAHYVWSRRVLAVLTGIALAGHLLFPLAPPRMLAATHLMDTGLVYGPTVYGSTPQTDSVSNQFAAMPSLHFGWALMVAIGFIAAGRHRARWLWLLHPATTLLVIVGTANHYWMDVLVVSALLGIALLVVPRPSARLSRSRPVPRPPLRRLLPHGASR, from the coding sequence ATGAGTACCGCCCGTTCCAGGTCCGCGACACGGGAGCCGGACACCACTGCCCGACCACCCCTCGTCCGCGAACTGCTGCTCGTCGTCGGACTCTTCCTCCTCTACAAACTGGGGCGGAAGCTGGCGAACGGACACATTTCGGAGGCATACCGTAACGCGGATCACATATGGGATCTGGAGCGGTATCTCCACCTTCCGAGCGAGACGGACATACAGGCACTGCTGCTGCACAGCGACAGCCTGGTGCACGTCGCCAACACCTATTACGCGACCGTGCACTTCCCGCTCACGCTCGCCTTCCTCGTCTGGCTCTACTGGAAGAAGCCCGCGCACTACGTGTGGTCGCGCCGCGTCCTCGCGGTCCTGACCGGGATCGCGCTCGCCGGGCACCTGCTCTTCCCGCTCGCGCCCCCGCGCATGCTCGCCGCGACCCACCTCATGGACACCGGGCTCGTCTACGGGCCCACGGTCTACGGCTCGACCCCGCAGACCGACTCCGTCTCCAACCAGTTCGCCGCGATGCCCTCGCTGCACTTCGGCTGGGCCCTCATGGTCGCGATCGGCTTCATCGCCGCCGGGCGCCACCGGGCCCGCTGGCTGTGGCTGCTGCACCCCGCGACCACGCTCCTGGTGATCGTCGGCACCGCCAACCACTACTGGATGGACGTGCTCGTCGTCTCCGCCCTCCTCGGCATCGCCCTGCTCGTCGTCCCGCGCCCATCGGCCCGCCTCTCGCGCTCCCGCCCCGTTCCCCGCCCGCCCCTGCGGCGGCTCCTCCCGCACGGCGCGAGCCGATGA
- a CDS encoding ATP-binding protein — protein MTANARQGAHDHGESPYGEVPGNGAGASYSGEALWERERELRLVDEAIERLCEDREGGGSLLVFSGVAGIGKTRLLQEVRRRATARAAVWSARGGQTVSSVPFNLVRQLLQHSLLAMTPEEARAYLGERHDVVGPALGIADPGGRTADPRGVIDSLVSVVTRLVQADWPVVILVDDVHWADPETLDWLAAFAKTLDSTKVLLVVALREDGATGRTAQYLKSLVDQARPAGNRLQPLGPVAAAELTRATFGSLAEDGFCREVWAVTGGNPYETVELLSKARENGVRAVESEAGQLRGLNAASRGTGLVERIEALGAGALNLARSAAVLGTDITLPLAARLSDMPLDEAATHLARLRAARVLAGSDDDLQFVHPLIATAVHESMRPFHRTALHGRAADLVMESGRGPAAASRHLLQLVPDDDPHVVAQLRAAAREHLAVGAPEAARLCLERALLEPPAPGAHAQVSYELGCATLLTDLGSTVRHLRAALELPDGLRGKDRIDAVCRLSQALVHLDRLREAVDAVDREAALLDEGPDRMRLQGVHFMWEGIFARENDAEGRSARLAALADPLTGRDTSERALLILRAFDVMARGENAEQAVELCDRALVNGQLPPGLGWTDTEWSFELLVMLGGAYIFSDRLDRASSLFTEALDVYRRQGWSGNHLGVAQAFVGYVKRRRGQLRDARGMLKEALRLADRVGSRMPLHWDIVCMLADTLLAQGEVREAEELMEQYAFRPPYPDVIVLPDAAAVRGRLLLALGRRKEAIDELEAGLVSLTARGWHNTVLAPVHGELALAVAPDDPGRAAELVATARRAAERFGTDTAIGESLRQAAAVSEGQYAASLLARAVTYLEHSPCSYEHARARVEYGLVTRSRKELDRGLTLARSCGATGLARLAATTLEEGRGLY, from the coding sequence ATGACGGCGAACGCGCGACAAGGCGCCCACGACCACGGCGAGTCCCCGTACGGCGAGGTGCCGGGGAACGGCGCGGGCGCCTCGTACAGCGGTGAGGCGCTGTGGGAGCGCGAGCGGGAACTGCGGCTCGTGGACGAGGCGATCGAGCGGCTCTGCGAGGACCGCGAGGGCGGCGGCAGCCTCCTCGTCTTCAGCGGCGTCGCCGGCATCGGCAAGACCCGGCTCCTCCAGGAGGTGCGCAGGCGGGCCACCGCGCGGGCGGCGGTGTGGAGCGCGCGGGGCGGGCAGACGGTCAGCTCGGTGCCGTTCAACCTCGTTCGGCAACTGCTCCAGCACAGCCTGCTCGCGATGACACCCGAGGAGGCCCGCGCCTACCTCGGCGAGCGCCACGACGTCGTGGGCCCCGCGCTCGGGATAGCGGACCCCGGCGGGCGCACCGCCGACCCGCGCGGCGTCATCGACTCGCTCGTCTCCGTCGTCACCCGCCTCGTCCAGGCGGACTGGCCCGTCGTCATCCTCGTCGACGACGTGCACTGGGCCGATCCCGAGACCCTCGACTGGCTCGCGGCCTTCGCCAAGACGCTCGACTCGACGAAGGTGCTGCTCGTCGTGGCGCTGCGCGAGGACGGGGCCACAGGGCGCACGGCCCAGTACCTCAAGAGCCTCGTGGATCAGGCGCGCCCGGCGGGCAACAGGCTCCAGCCCCTCGGCCCGGTCGCGGCGGCCGAGCTGACGCGTGCGACCTTCGGCTCGCTCGCGGAGGACGGCTTCTGCCGCGAGGTGTGGGCGGTGACCGGAGGGAACCCGTACGAGACCGTCGAACTGCTCAGCAAGGCGCGCGAGAACGGCGTCAGGGCCGTCGAGTCCGAGGCCGGGCAGTTGCGCGGCCTCAACGCCGCCTCGCGCGGCACCGGGCTGGTCGAGCGGATCGAGGCGCTCGGCGCCGGGGCCCTCAACCTCGCCCGCTCCGCCGCCGTGCTCGGCACCGACATCACGCTCCCGCTCGCCGCGCGGCTCAGCGACATGCCGCTCGACGAGGCGGCCACGCACCTCGCCAGGCTCCGCGCCGCGCGCGTCCTGGCCGGTTCCGACGACGACCTCCAGTTCGTCCACCCGCTCATCGCCACCGCCGTCCACGAGTCGATGCGCCCCTTCCACCGCACGGCCCTGCACGGGCGGGCCGCCGATCTCGTCATGGAGTCGGGGCGCGGCCCCGCCGCCGCCTCGCGCCACCTGCTCCAGCTCGTCCCCGACGACGACCCGCACGTCGTGGCGCAACTGCGCGCCGCCGCCCGCGAACACCTCGCCGTCGGCGCCCCGGAGGCGGCCAGGCTCTGTCTGGAGCGCGCGCTGCTCGAACCGCCCGCGCCCGGGGCGCACGCGCAGGTCAGCTACGAGCTGGGCTGCGCGACGCTCCTCACCGACCTGGGCAGCACCGTGCGGCACCTGCGCGCGGCACTCGAACTGCCCGACGGGCTGCGGGGCAAGGACAGGATCGACGCCGTCTGCCGCCTCTCGCAGGCCCTCGTCCACCTCGACCGGCTGCGTGAGGCCGTCGACGCGGTGGACCGCGAGGCGGCCCTGCTCGACGAGGGGCCGGACCGGATGCGGCTCCAGGGCGTGCACTTCATGTGGGAGGGGATCTTCGCGCGCGAGAACGACGCGGAGGGCCGCTCGGCGCGGCTCGCGGCGCTCGCCGATCCGCTCACCGGGCGCGACACCTCCGAGCGGGCCCTGCTCATCCTGCGCGCCTTCGACGTCATGGCGCGCGGCGAGAACGCGGAGCAGGCGGTGGAGCTGTGCGACCGCGCCCTCGTCAACGGGCAGCTCCCGCCCGGCCTCGGCTGGACCGACACCGAGTGGAGCTTCGAGCTGCTCGTCATGCTCGGCGGCGCGTACATCTTCTCGGACCGGCTCGACCGCGCGTCGAGCCTCTTCACCGAGGCGCTCGACGTGTACCGGCGCCAGGGCTGGAGCGGCAACCACCTCGGTGTGGCGCAGGCGTTCGTGGGCTATGTGAAGCGGCGGCGCGGGCAGTTGCGCGACGCGCGGGGGATGCTCAAGGAGGCGCTGCGGCTCGCGGACCGGGTGGGCTCGCGGATGCCGCTGCACTGGGACATCGTGTGCATGCTCGCGGACACGCTGCTCGCGCAGGGCGAGGTGCGCGAGGCCGAGGAGCTGATGGAGCAGTACGCGTTCCGGCCGCCCTATCCCGACGTCATCGTGCTGCCGGACGCGGCGGCGGTACGGGGCAGGCTGCTGCTCGCGCTCGGGCGGCGCAAGGAGGCGATCGACGAACTGGAGGCGGGGCTCGTCTCGCTCACCGCGCGGGGCTGGCACAACACGGTGCTCGCGCCCGTGCACGGCGAACTCGCCCTCGCCGTCGCGCCCGACGACCCGGGCCGGGCCGCCGAACTCGTCGCCACCGCGCGGCGCGCGGCCGAACGCTTCGGCACCGACACGGCGATCGGCGAATCGCTGCGCCAGGCCGCGGCGGTGAGTGAGGGCCAGTACGCCGCCTCGCTCCTGGCCCGCGCGGTCACCTACCTCGAACACTCGCCCTGTTCCTACGAACACGCCCGCGCCCGCGTCGAGTACGGCCTCGTCACGCGCTCGCGCAAGGAACTCGACCGCGGCCTCACGCTCGCCAGGAGCTGTGGGGCCACGGGCCTCGCGCGGCTCGCCGCGACCACGCTGGAGGAGGGCAGGGGGCTGTACTGA
- a CDS encoding DUF2510 domain-containing protein: protein MTPQTPPGWYPDPGHSGEGPRGERWWDGTVWTDRTRQAAPAEPPGTAPAGIPADAPSESRDPRDPAATRDPATPLDTSAPQAPATAQAPTAQAPSAQAPSAPGPSAPQPPYRPQPPYPPAAPYGASGSYGAPQPGVPGPYGGYGPYGMPPAPRRGRGRWIAGISVGVVLLAVLGVGSWALVAGDDDDAKSPAASAPREPGAPDGGNPSTPPRQRGEGGGGSGGGSGTVRSGTVPDLVNGLRIPVPKGWEGQSLTTGASVNAGSYACPVPDPSAGDEDSCVHGGVQSVPAVALGITAKTAEEIAKADIAKNAEDSYGGGAYGDITSHSVDAAKPVRIAGSEGYLVRWKVVTSKGPDGYTESVAFPSPTTKQMVVLRVGLDISDDAPKLSVLDGLLDGIKAGEAGTAGGGTGENA from the coding sequence ATGACCCCACAGACTCCTCCCGGCTGGTACCCCGACCCCGGGCACTCGGGCGAGGGCCCACGCGGCGAGCGCTGGTGGGACGGCACGGTCTGGACCGACAGGACCCGGCAGGCCGCGCCCGCAGAGCCCCCGGGCACCGCCCCCGCGGGGATACCCGCCGACGCGCCGTCCGAGAGCCGGGACCCTCGGGACCCGGCCGCCACGCGGGACCCGGCCACACCGCTGGACACCTCCGCCCCGCAGGCCCCGGCCACCGCGCAGGCTCCCACCGCGCAAGCCCCGTCCGCGCAGGCCCCGTCCGCCCCCGGCCCCTCCGCCCCGCAGCCCCCGTACCGCCCCCAGCCCCCGTACCCCCCGGCCGCCCCCTACGGCGCGAGCGGCTCCTACGGTGCCCCGCAGCCGGGGGTCCCCGGTCCCTACGGCGGCTACGGCCCCTACGGGATGCCGCCCGCGCCGCGGCGCGGGCGGGGGCGGTGGATCGCCGGGATCTCGGTCGGCGTCGTGCTGCTCGCCGTGCTCGGCGTCGGGAGCTGGGCGCTCGTCGCCGGTGATGACGACGACGCGAAGAGCCCGGCCGCCTCCGCGCCCCGCGAGCCGGGCGCGCCGGACGGCGGGAACCCCTCCACGCCGCCGCGCCAGCGCGGCGAGGGCGGCGGGGGCAGCGGCGGCGGGAGCGGGACGGTGCGCTCGGGCACGGTGCCGGATCTCGTCAACGGCCTGCGCATCCCCGTGCCGAAGGGCTGGGAGGGCCAGAGCCTCACCACGGGCGCCTCCGTCAACGCGGGCTCCTACGCCTGCCCGGTGCCCGACCCCTCCGCGGGCGACGAGGACAGCTGCGTGCACGGCGGGGTCCAGTCGGTGCCCGCCGTCGCCCTCGGCATCACCGCGAAGACCGCGGAGGAGATCGCGAAGGCCGACATCGCGAAGAACGCCGAGGACTCCTACGGCGGCGGCGCGTACGGGGACATCACCTCGCACAGCGTGGACGCGGCGAAGCCGGTGCGGATCGCGGGCAGCGAGGGCTACCTCGTGCGCTGGAAGGTCGTCACGAGCAAGGGCCCGGACGGCTACACCGAGAGCGTCGCCTTCCCCTCCCCCACCACGAAGCAGATGGTCGTCCTGCGCGTCGGGCTCGACATCAGCGACGACGCGCCGAAGCTCTCGGTGCTCGACGGGCTGCTCGACGGCATCAAGGCGGGCGAGGCCGGAACCGCCGGGGGCGGCACGGGCGAGAACGCCTGA
- a CDS encoding TetR/AcrR family transcriptional regulator, producing the protein MTAEAVEVTDENPAASRRSKLTPEREQEFYEAVLDQIRRCGYDALTMEGIALRTRCSKSTLYRQWRTKQQFVAAALRARTKERFSGIDTGSLAGDLLAAAHAAGSGSFGDTLLVQALTQAALHDPDLKKVLRETLVDPELAAIGAMLDRGVARGELRADHPARPYVASQLLGVLRMRTFIDGKHADTPYMECFVRAVLLPVLGLEDPEAAGERDAGESP; encoded by the coding sequence ATGACCGCCGAAGCCGTCGAAGTCACCGACGAGAACCCAGCCGCCTCGCGCCGGTCCAAGCTCACGCCCGAGCGCGAGCAGGAGTTCTACGAGGCCGTGCTCGACCAGATCAGGCGCTGCGGGTACGACGCGCTGACGATGGAGGGCATCGCGCTGCGCACCCGGTGCAGCAAGTCCACGCTCTACCGGCAGTGGCGCACCAAGCAGCAGTTCGTCGCCGCCGCGCTGCGCGCCCGGACCAAGGAGCGCTTCAGCGGCATCGACACCGGGAGCCTGGCGGGCGATCTGCTCGCCGCGGCGCATGCGGCGGGGAGCGGCAGTTTCGGCGACACGCTGCTCGTCCAGGCGCTGACCCAGGCAGCGCTCCACGACCCGGACCTGAAGAAGGTCCTGCGCGAGACGCTCGTCGACCCCGAGCTGGCCGCGATCGGCGCCATGCTCGACCGGGGTGTCGCGCGCGGGGAACTGCGTGCCGACCACCCCGCCCGCCCGTACGTCGCCTCCCAGCTCCTCGGCGTGCTGCGGATGCGGACCTTCATCGACGGCAAGCACGCGGACACGCCGTACATGGAGTGCTTCGTGCGCGCGGTGCTGCTGCCCGTCCTCGGTCTGGAGGACCCGGAAGCGGCGGGGGAGCGGGACGCGGGCGAGAGCCCCTAG